Proteins from a genomic interval of Drosophila willistoni isolate 14030-0811.24 chromosome 2L unlocalized genomic scaffold, UCI_dwil_1.1 Seg139, whole genome shotgun sequence:
- the LOC26529318 gene encoding natterin-3, with product MAQWVQSSINSLIPHDAFNVGQDADGAEMYVGRTIFESEILPVKIVPRRREAYVTSGGGEYLARRFDVLVGKNYDWAAGADGLVPQNAIYTGRDNTGQLIYIGRAVYKNTVTVGKVQPSRGCLILGYNGDEIEINAYEVLVST from the exons ATGGCTC AATGGGTGCAGTCATCTATTAATTCTCTTATACCCCATGACGCCTTTAATGTTGGGCAAGATGCTGATGGAGCAGAAATGTATGTGGGTCGTACTATTTTTGAGAGTGAAATATTGCCAGTAAAGATTGTTCCCAGAAGACGGGAGGCCTATGTAACTTCGGGAGGAGGTGAATATCTCGCTCGGCGATTTGACGTGTTGGTTGGTAAAAACTACGATTGGGCTGCAGGCGCTGATGGGCTAGTTCCacaaaatgcaatttacaCTGGCAGAGATAATACAGGGCAACTTATTTATATTGGCCGTGCTGTCTATAAAAATACGGTGACTGTGGGAAAAGTTCAACCATCACGTGGCTGCCTAATTTTAGGATATAACGGTGATGAGATCGAGATTAACGCGTATGAGGTGCTGGTGAGCACTTAA